Genomic DNA from Nocardioides aquaticus:
CCGCCCGCCCGGAGGAGACCCGCTGATGGCCCGACCCCTGAGCTACGCCCCGCCCGTGCGCCCCGACCGCGCGCCCCAGGACGACGTCGACGAGCTGGTACGCGCGCTGCACGACAGCGGGCTGCTGCGGGCGATGGCGGGCGGCGCGCGGGCGTACCCGCAGCTGTTGACCAAGGCGCTGCAGGCCGTCGACGCGCGCACCGTGCGCTCGGTCCTGGAGCTGGCCGGAGGGCTGCGCGACCTGGACCCCGACGAGTCGGCCAAGGTCGCCGACGGCGTGCGCCGCGCCCGCCGGGACGCCGCGGAGGCGGCCGCGGGGAAGCCCGAGGGCCCGCTACGGCTGCTGCGTCGCCTGCGCGACCCCGACACGCGTCGGGGCCTGGCGGCCGCGCTGGCCGCGCTGGCCGCGATCGGTGGCTCGCTGCCGCGCGACTGACCTCGCCTTCTCTACCTCGCGACCTACCGCGGCGCCGGGACGACGCGGTCGGCCTCGAGCCGGTCGAAGAGCGCCAGGAAGCAGTCGAGCGTGGAGCGGTAACCGGTGAACCCCGCCGCGCGGCTGCGGGCCTGGTCGGTCAGGCACTCCATGTCGCGGCCGAGGTCGGCGTCGGTGTGCCACCAGGAGGCGACCCGGTCGAGGTCGGCCTCGCGCAGGCCCTCGCGCTCGGCCACCTCGCGCCACCGCGGGGCGGCGCCGGCCATCTGCTCCTCGAGCGGGCGGGGGCTCCCCGCGTACCCCTCGGGCTGCACGCCGAGGCGCGCGGCGAGCAGCGGCCACAGCCAGCGCCACCGGAAGACGTCGCCGTTGGCGGTGTTGAAGGCGGTGTCGGCGGCGGCCGGCTCGGTCGCGGCCCAGACCATCTGCTCGGCCAGCAGCCCGGCGTCGGTCATGTCGGTGAGCCCGTCCCACTGGGTCTGCGAGCCCGGGAAGACGAAGGGGCTGTCGGTCTCGCGGCACAGGGTGGCGTACGCGGCCAGCGTCTGGCCCATGTTCATCGCGTTGCCGAGCGCGGCGCCGATCACGGTGTGGGCGCGGTGGACGCTCCAGGTGAAGCCGTCGCGGGCGGCGGCCTCGAGCAGGCGGTCCTCCTGCTCGTAGTAGAAGTTCGGGTACGGCAGCCGCTCCTCGTCCTCGTGGAACGGGGTGTCCGGCGTCTCGCCCTTGCCGTAGGCCTCGAACGGGCCGAGGTAGTGCTTCAGGCCGGTCATCAGCGCGACGTGCTGGACGCTGCCGCCCGGGGACAGCGCGGCGAGCAGGTCGCGGACCATGCCGCCGTTGACGCGGATGTTCTCCTCCTCGGTGTCCTGGCGGGCCCAGGCGGTGAGGAAGACGTGGGTGGGCCGGACGTCGGCGAGCACGTCGCGCAACGCCTCGGCGTCGGTCAGGTCGGCCTGCAGGGCGGTGACGCCGGGGCGGTCGGCCGGGGCGCGGCGGGACAGGCCGAGCACGGCCCAGCCCTGCTCCACGAGCTGGTCGGCCAGGGCGCTGCCGGCGATGCCGGTGACGCCCACGACCAGGGCGGTGGGGGTGGGGGTGCGGGTGTCGGAGCGGGAGTCGGTCACCGGTCCACGGTAGGTCCCGGGCCGGCCCCGTCCGTCCACCCCCGGTGCGCCGAGTCGGTCGCGCGCCAGGATCGCGCTACGCTGGGCCCGTCGGCACCCACCCCGTCCCCGGACGGACCAGGCGGTGCCCGACCGGTGCTCGTCCCGGGAGGGGCGATCCCGGCTCCTGTCGCCCATGCCCGAGCGGGTCCCGGCCCGCTCGTCCGGACACGGCCGCCCGCCGTGCGCCCGGTCGGTCCGGGCGTGCGTCGGAGGAGCTGTCCACGCGGTCGTGCCTGAGCGCCGACCGTGGGCCCGATGTCGCGGGCCCAGCGTCGTCTAGGAGGATTCCGTGGCCCGAGGCCAACGCTCGAACGGCTCGCGCCGACCCCAGCGCAACGGGCGCGTGCGGCACCTGGACAACGACGGGATCATCCCCGTCCTCGCCCGGGCGGTGCGGGAGGTCGAGACGGCCGTGCAACGCGGCTCCGCGCTGGTCGGGGTGCGTCCGCGGTTCCAGGCCATCGCGCTGCTGGTGCGCGACGAGCGGTTCCGGGTCAAGGCCGACACCTCGGCCACCGAGGCGTACCGCTCCGAGCAGCTCAAGCGGCTCGACGGGGTGGCCACGATCCTGGCCCAGACCGCGGCCCGGCAGCCGTCGCTCTTCACGCTGCTCGACGAGGACGCCGAGATCACCTCGGAGACCAAGGCGCTGCGCCGCGAGATGCTCCAGGCCGGCGGCGTCGAGCTGCCCGAGCCGGAGGCGGTGCCCGAGACCGAGGTCGCCGGTACCCAGCCCGACCGGGGCGTCGTG
This window encodes:
- a CDS encoding DUF1641 domain-containing protein encodes the protein MARPLSYAPPVRPDRAPQDDVDELVRALHDSGLLRAMAGGARAYPQLLTKALQAVDARTVRSVLELAGGLRDLDPDESAKVADGVRRARRDAAEAAAGKPEGPLRLLRRLRDPDTRRGLAAALAALAAIGGSLPRD
- a CDS encoding SDR family oxidoreductase — translated: MTDSRSDTRTPTPTALVVGVTGIAGSALADQLVEQGWAVLGLSRRAPADRPGVTALQADLTDAEALRDVLADVRPTHVFLTAWARQDTEEENIRVNGGMVRDLLAALSPGGSVQHVALMTGLKHYLGPFEAYGKGETPDTPFHEDEERLPYPNFYYEQEDRLLEAAARDGFTWSVHRAHTVIGAALGNAMNMGQTLAAYATLCRETDSPFVFPGSQTQWDGLTDMTDAGLLAEQMVWAATEPAAADTAFNTANGDVFRWRWLWPLLAARLGVQPEGYAGSPRPLEEQMAGAAPRWREVAEREGLREADLDRVASWWHTDADLGRDMECLTDQARSRAAGFTGYRSTLDCFLALFDRLEADRVVPAPR